One genomic window of Haloarchaeobius salinus includes the following:
- a CDS encoding mechanosensitive ion channel family protein, with amino-acid sequence MKRRLGYLAFVVALLAIVAVSVLETAWVPPESQQSLKPWVLKGLLALAIATGTYGAYLLLSAGMTRLVHDKRRRHDLRNVVRLVMIVAAIVAVAGVLTDQWLGVLFSLGIVGFGVTVALQQPLTSLLGWVYILAMRPYQVGDRIRVEDAKGDVIDVDFLVTTLWEVEGDLVSSHQPSGRTVTVPNSLILTSEVFNYSRDDFPFVWSEVTMQVSYETDLEFARETMQAVADEHLGDEMERRVETYREQLAETPVDLEVQGRPSVNLTQGETWVELRLRFLTRPRKIQATKNELYEEVLARFQANPDRVSFPVGRFR; translated from the coding sequence GTGAAGCGACGCCTCGGCTACCTCGCGTTCGTGGTCGCCCTGCTGGCCATCGTCGCGGTGAGCGTCCTCGAGACGGCGTGGGTGCCACCCGAGTCCCAGCAGTCGCTCAAACCGTGGGTGCTGAAGGGGCTGCTCGCGCTGGCCATCGCGACCGGAACGTACGGCGCTTACCTCCTGCTCTCGGCGGGGATGACCCGGCTGGTGCACGACAAGCGACGGCGGCACGACCTGCGGAACGTCGTCCGGCTGGTGATGATCGTCGCGGCCATCGTCGCCGTCGCGGGCGTGCTGACCGACCAGTGGCTCGGCGTGCTGTTCTCGCTCGGCATCGTCGGCTTCGGGGTGACGGTGGCGCTGCAGCAGCCGCTCACGTCCCTGCTCGGCTGGGTGTACATCCTCGCGATGCGGCCGTACCAGGTGGGCGACCGGATCCGCGTCGAGGACGCGAAGGGCGACGTCATCGACGTCGACTTCCTCGTGACGACGCTGTGGGAGGTCGAGGGCGACCTGGTCTCCTCGCACCAGCCGTCGGGCCGGACGGTGACGGTGCCGAACAGCCTCATCCTCACCTCGGAGGTGTTCAACTACTCGCGGGACGACTTCCCGTTCGTCTGGAGCGAGGTGACGATGCAGGTGTCCTACGAGACCGACCTGGAGTTCGCCCGGGAGACCATGCAGGCGGTCGCGGACGAGCACCTCGGCGACGAGATGGAGCGCCGCGTCGAGACGTACCGCGAGCAGCTGGCGGAGACGCCGGTCGACCTCGAGGTGCAGGGCCGGCCGTCGGTGAACCTCACGCAGGGGGAGACGTGGGTCGAGCTCCGGCTGCGGTTCCTGACCCGGCCGCGGAAGATTCAGGCCACGAAGAACGAGCTGTACGAGGAGGTCCTGGCGCGATTCCAGGCGAACCCGGACAGGGTGTCGTTCCCGGTCGGGCGGTTCCGGTAG
- the solA gene encoding N-methyl-L-tryptophan oxidase: MTDEYDVVVVGVGGMGSAACAHLAARGVDVLGIERFDVPHTHGSSHGSTRIIRKAYHEHPDYVPLVERAYENWRELEAETGRDLLHVTGSVCAAPPDGDLVDGARLACENHGLAHETMTGAELNERFPGYGVPDDYDALFQPDGGFLDCERAVSAHVERAVAEGGTIHAREMVTDWSADGDGVTVETDRDSYAAGSLVLAAGAWTADLLPELDGTVVPERQVLGWFQPPERADDFTPDRFPVFVTESDGGDEYYGFPRYDRPGVKVGLYHHLHEETDPDSVAEPSRADEDALRGLLRDHFPAADGPTMGLSTCMFTNSPDMDFVVDTLPAHEHVVVAAGFSGHGFKFASAVGEALADLALDGETPLPVDGFAVDRTAIRSA; encoded by the coding sequence ATGACCGACGAGTACGACGTGGTCGTGGTCGGCGTCGGTGGCATGGGCAGCGCGGCGTGTGCCCACCTCGCCGCGCGCGGCGTCGACGTGCTTGGCATCGAGCGGTTCGACGTCCCGCACACGCACGGCTCCTCGCACGGCTCGACGCGCATCATCCGGAAGGCGTACCACGAACACCCCGACTACGTGCCGCTGGTCGAACGCGCCTACGAGAACTGGCGCGAACTCGAGGCCGAGACGGGACGTGACCTGCTCCACGTCACGGGCTCGGTCTGTGCCGCGCCGCCGGACGGGGACCTCGTCGACGGCGCGCGGTTGGCCTGCGAGAACCACGGCCTCGCCCACGAGACGATGACGGGCGCGGAGCTGAACGAGCGGTTCCCAGGGTACGGCGTCCCCGACGACTACGACGCGCTCTTCCAGCCCGACGGCGGCTTCCTCGACTGCGAGCGCGCCGTGAGTGCCCACGTCGAGCGCGCGGTGGCCGAAGGAGGAACCATCCACGCCCGCGAGATGGTCACGGACTGGTCCGCGGACGGCGACGGCGTCACGGTCGAGACGGACCGGGACTCCTACGCCGCCGGCTCGCTGGTGCTCGCCGCCGGTGCGTGGACCGCCGACCTGCTGCCGGAGCTGGATGGTACCGTCGTCCCGGAGCGGCAGGTGCTCGGCTGGTTCCAGCCGCCCGAGCGCGCCGACGACTTCACGCCCGACCGGTTCCCGGTCTTCGTCACCGAGAGCGACGGCGGCGACGAGTACTACGGCTTCCCGCGCTACGACCGCCCCGGCGTGAAGGTCGGCCTCTACCATCACCTGCACGAGGAGACCGACCCTGATTCGGTCGCCGAGCCCTCTCGCGCGGACGAGGACGCGCTCCGGGGTCTCCTCCGTGACCACTTCCCCGCCGCCGACGGGCCGACGATGGGCCTCTCGACGTGCATGTTCACCAACTCGCCGGACATGGACTTCGTCGTCGACACGCTGCCAGCGCACGAGCACGTCGTCGTCGCGGCGGGTTTCTCGGGTCACGGCTTCAAGTTCGCCAGTGCGGTCGGCGAGGCGCTCGCTGACCTGGCGCTCGACGGCGAGACGCCTCTGCCGGTCGACGGCTTCGCGGTCGACCGGACGGCGATCCGGAGCGCCTGA